Proteins from one Bombus vancouverensis nearcticus unplaced genomic scaffold, iyBomVanc1_principal scaffold0069, whole genome shotgun sequence genomic window:
- the LOC143304980 gene encoding omega-amidase NIT2-A-like, giving the protein MPEIEGDKLYNTCTIWGPDGTLIAKHRKVHLFDIDIPNKITFRESDSLSPGNSLTTFDVKGCKIGIGICYDIRFEEMARIYRNKGCQMLIYPAAFNMTTGPLHWSLLQRFRANDNQLYVACISPARVP; this is encoded by the exons atgcctgaaatagagggcgataaattgtacaatacctgtactatttggggtcccgatggaactttgatagcaaaacaccgaaag gtacatctattcgacatcgacattcctaataagattacttttcgagagagtgattcactcagtcctggtaactccctaacgacgttcgatgtgaagggctgcaaaataggtattggcatttgctatgatattagattcgaggaaatggcacgcatttatcggaacaaag gttgccaaatgctgatatatccagcggcattcaatatgaccactggaccactgcactggtcattacttcagcgtttcagagcgaatgataatcaattatacgttgcctgcatatcaccggctcgtgttccttaa